The following are encoded in a window of Camarhynchus parvulus chromosome 1A, STF_HiC, whole genome shotgun sequence genomic DNA:
- the SLC25A17 gene encoding peroxisomal membrane protein PMP34 yields MAGAGAARGSPELAGAAGLPGRAEQQRPEPQPRAAAMPSVASYESLVHAVSGAVGSMTAMTVFFPLDTARLRLQVDEKRKSKTTPAVLLEIIKEEGLLAPYRGWFPVISSLCCSNFVYFYTFNSLKALWVKGQHSTTGKDLVLGVVAGVVNVLLTTPLWVVNTRLKLQGAKFRNEDIVPTNYRGIIDAFHQIVRDEGVLALWNGTFPSLLLVFNPAIQFMFYEGFKRKLLKKQLQLTSLDAFVIGAIAKAVATTLTYPLQTVQSILRFGRHRLNPENRTLGSLRNVLYLLQQRVRRFGLVGLYKGLEAKLLQTVLTAALMFLVYEKLTAATFTVMGLKHSRRH; encoded by the exons ATggcgggcgcgggggcggcgcgcGGCAGTCCAGAGCtggccggggccgcggggctgcCGGGCCGGGCGGAGCAGCAGCGCCCGGAGCCACAGCCGAGAGCCGCCGCGATGCCGTCCGTGGCCTCCTACGAGAGCCTGGTGCACGCCGTGTCCGGCGCCGTG ggcaGTATGACTGCAAtgactgtattttttcctttggataCAGCTAGACTTAGACTTCAGG ttGATGAGAAACGGAAGTCAAAGACAACACCAGCTGTCCTTTTGGAAATAATCAAAGAGGAAGGCCT GTTGGCACCATATCGAGGATGGTTTCCTGTTATCTCCAGCCTTTGCTGCTccaattttgtttatttttatacgTTTAATAGTCTTAAAGCCCTCTGGGTCAAAGGTCAGCATTCAACCACTGGAAAAGACTTGGTTCTTGGGGTTGTTGCAG GAGTAGTGAATGTACTCCTGACCACCCCTCTCTGGGTAGTGAACACACGCCTGAAGCTGCAGGGAGCAAAATTCAGAAATGAAGACATCGTACCAACCAATTACAGAGGCATAATAG ATGCCTTTCATCAAATAGTCCGAGATGAAGGAGTCTTAGCTCTGTGGAATGGTACTTTCCCCTCCTTGCTGCTGGTCTTCAATCCTGCCATACAGTTTATGTTTTATGAAGGCTTTAAACGAAAGCTtttgaaaaagcagctgcaa CTCACATCTTTGGATGCTTTTGTCATTGGTGCAATAGCCAAAGCAGTTGCCACCACCCTCACTTATCCTCTGCAGACAGTACAGTCAATTCTGCGG tttggacGTCACAGGTTGAACCCAGAGAACCGAACACTGGGCAGTCTTAGAAATGTTCTTTACCTTCTTCAACAGAGAGTGAG GCGTTTTGGGTTAGTGGGACTCTACAAAGGCCTTGAAGCAAAGCTCCTGCAGACAGTCCTTACTGCTGCTCTCATGTTTCTGGTGTATGAGAAACTGACTGCAGCAACCTTCACAGTCATGGGATTAAAGCACTCGCGCAGACATTGA